One Thiocapsa sp. genomic window carries:
- a CDS encoding reverse transcriptase domain-containing protein, giving the protein MVQGALKLILEPIFEADFQDGSYGYRPKRTAHQAVQRVAEAIVSNKTYVIDVDLASYFDTVRHDLLLGKVAERVRDDQVLGLLKRILKASGKRGVPQGGVISPLLSNLYLNEVDRMLERAKEVTRNGRYTYIEYARYADDLVILVDGYRRWNWLEDAAWRRLVEELAKLDVQLNHDKTRRLDLSQGGAFSFPGFDFRRAKTRRGVWGARYTPRMKARTAILQRLKDVFRRYRSQPIDRVIALINPILRGWVGYFRVGHSSRCFGYVQDWVEKKIRRHLMRARQRQGFGWKRWSRTWLYEVLGLYDGYRIGLRKPKALPVQEVS; this is encoded by the coding sequence GTGGTCCAGGGGGCGCTCAAGCTGATTCTGGAGCCGATCTTCGAGGCTGACTTCCAGGATGGAAGCTATGGATACCGACCCAAGCGCACGGCGCATCAAGCCGTGCAGCGCGTGGCCGAGGCGATTGTGAGCAACAAGACCTATGTGATTGATGTGGACCTGGCGTCGTACTTCGACACGGTTCGTCACGATCTCCTCTTGGGGAAGGTGGCGGAGCGGGTCCGCGATGATCAGGTCTTGGGCTTGCTCAAGCGTATCCTCAAGGCCAGTGGCAAGCGGGGCGTTCCGCAAGGCGGTGTGATCTCACCCCTGCTCAGTAACCTCTACCTCAACGAGGTCGACCGGATGCTGGAGCGGGCCAAGGAGGTCACCCGCAACGGACGCTATACCTATATCGAGTATGCCCGTTATGCCGATGACCTGGTGATCTTGGTCGATGGGTATCGCCGGTGGAACTGGCTCGAGGACGCGGCCTGGCGACGCTTGGTCGAGGAGTTAGCCAAGCTCGATGTGCAACTCAATCACGACAAGACACGACGACTGGACCTGAGTCAGGGAGGGGCATTCAGCTTCCCGGGCTTTGACTTCCGCCGGGCCAAGACTCGGCGTGGGGTCTGGGGCGCGCGTTACACGCCACGGATGAAGGCGCGCACCGCGATCCTGCAACGCCTCAAGGACGTGTTCCGCCGCTACCGCTCCCAGCCGATCGATCGGGTGATCGCCCTGATCAATCCGATCCTCAGGGGGTGGGTAGGCTACTTTCGGGTGGGGCACTCCAGTCGCTGTTTCGGGTATGTCCAAGATTGGGTGGAGAAGAAGATTCGGCGCCATTTAATGCGCGCGCGTCAGCGTCAGGGCTTTGGCTGGAAGAGGTGGAGTAGGACGTGGCTATACGAGGTGCTCGGGCTCTACGACGGGTACCGAATCGGGCTGCGTAAGCCGAAAGCGCTCCCAGTGCAAGAGGTCTCATAA
- a CDS encoding Rpn family recombination-promoting nuclease/putative transposase, giving the protein MDEIASPHDTYFRESFSRREIALDFLRCHLPAELLAEIDLDTLDIGKDSYVASDLRTAYSDLVYRVQHRDGPLRVYLLFEHKSRPEHWTLLQLLRYITAEGDQYRKQHPKAKHLPPIYPLVIYHGERQWRVPRGFQQLVSPLPQALTAFVPQFTYALVDLSARTNAEIKGDVLTRLVQLALRWIFDDQPIDRLRTLLALIGQVQDQDTAVAILESLLRYYVKGTQRIEEHEVRELLQQSTNTGDPIMQTFIDRYIEQGVQQGLQQGEQLGLQKGLQQGVQQGVQKGGAAMLLRLIERRFGPPSEQVRERVTRADPNTLLQWSDRILDANSLDEVLH; this is encoded by the coding sequence ATGGACGAGATCGCCTCCCCCCACGATACCTACTTTCGCGAAAGCTTCAGCCGGCGCGAGATCGCTTTGGATTTCCTCCGCTGCCACCTGCCGGCCGAGCTCCTCGCCGAGATCGATCTCGACACGCTCGATATCGGCAAAGACAGCTACGTCGCGTCCGATCTGCGCACCGCCTATTCGGACCTGGTGTATCGCGTCCAACATCGCGACGGCCCTCTGCGCGTCTATCTGCTGTTCGAACACAAGAGCCGCCCCGAGCACTGGACGCTGCTGCAGCTGCTGCGCTACATCACCGCCGAAGGCGACCAATACCGCAAGCAACACCCCAAGGCCAAGCATCTGCCTCCGATCTACCCCTTGGTCATCTACCATGGCGAGCGTCAATGGCGTGTTCCCCGCGGCTTTCAGCAGCTGGTCTCACCGCTGCCGCAGGCATTGACAGCCTTCGTGCCGCAATTCACCTACGCCTTGGTCGACCTCTCCGCGCGCACCAACGCCGAGATCAAGGGCGACGTGCTCACGCGTCTGGTGCAACTCGCCCTGCGCTGGATCTTCGACGATCAACCCATCGACCGCCTGCGCACGCTGCTGGCGCTGATCGGGCAGGTGCAGGATCAGGACACCGCCGTGGCGATCCTGGAATCCCTGTTGCGCTACTATGTCAAAGGCACACAGCGCATCGAGGAACACGAGGTACGGGAACTGCTCCAACAGTCAACCAACACCGGAGACCCCATCATGCAAACCTTCATCGACCGTTACATTGAACAAGGCGTGCAGCAGGGCTTGCAGCAGGGCGAGCAGCTTGGCTTGCAGAAAGGCTTGCAGCAAGGCGTGCAGCAGGGCGTGCAGAAAGGCGGGGCAGCCATGCTCCTGCGCCTCATCGAACGCCGCTTCGGACCGCCCAGTGAGCAGGTGCGCGAACGCGTCACCCGGGCCGACCCGAACACGCTGCTGCAATGGTCCGATCGGATACTCGATGCCAACAGTCTTGATGAGGTGCTGCACTGA
- a CDS encoding type II toxin-antitoxin system VapC family toxin, with translation MGLVIDTNVFIDAQNGRFALERLADFARYGEGYIAAITVSDLLAGVHLAATAAQRVQRSAFVEGLIGSMPVLDFTEAVARVYAELYAHFLRPRGQMKGRVHDLQIAATGIAHGFAVLTSNRDDFEQVPGLRVECPFG, from the coding sequence ATGGGACTCGTGATCGATACCAATGTTTTCATCGATGCGCAGAACGGGCGCTTCGCGCTGGAGCGCCTGGCGGATTTTGCGCGCTACGGCGAGGGCTACATCGCCGCCATCACCGTCTCGGATCTCTTGGCTGGGGTCCATTTGGCAGCCACTGCGGCCCAGCGTGTGCAACGCTCGGCCTTCGTCGAGGGACTGATCGGGAGCATGCCGGTGCTGGACTTTACGGAGGCGGTCGCTAGGGTCTACGCGGAACTGTATGCCCATTTCCTGCGACCGCGCGGCCAGATGAAGGGCCGCGTTCATGATCTGCAGATCGCCGCGACGGGCATTGCCCATGGGTTTGCGGTGCTGACCAGCAATCGGGATGACTTCGAGCAGGTCCCCGGCCTGCGGGTCGAGTGCCCGTTCGGATGA
- a CDS encoding helix-turn-helix transcriptional regulator — MSVQIIELNGVPALAVLPIVEWETLLERLETLQDIADAKAAASEETFPAAFVDRLLAGEAPLKVWREYRGLTLQALAETSGTTRQMLSMAENGKANPSADLLARLARALDCDMDDLHGETAQRCNDSGRAIPQPE, encoded by the coding sequence ATGAGCGTCCAAATTATCGAGCTAAACGGCGTCCCTGCCTTGGCCGTGTTGCCGATCGTTGAATGGGAAACATTGCTGGAGCGACTGGAAACGCTCCAAGACATCGCGGATGCCAAGGCGGCCGCGAGCGAGGAGACCTTCCCGGCGGCATTCGTCGATCGTTTGCTGGCGGGGGAGGCCCCGCTGAAGGTCTGGCGCGAATATCGCGGATTGACGCTCCAAGCCTTGGCCGAAACCTCCGGCACGACCCGGCAGATGCTGTCGATGGCGGAAAACGGCAAAGCGAATCCCTCCGCCGATCTGCTGGCGCGCCTTGCGCGCGCACTCGACTGCGATATGGACGATCTCCATGGCGAGACCGCGCAACGCTGCAACGACTCCGGCCGGGCGATACCCCAACCCGAGTGA
- a CDS encoding ATP-binding protein, translating to MHRRKLPIGIQTFREIRENDYYYIDKTGFARQLIDEGKYYFLSRPRRFGKSLLIDTLAELFAGNEPLFRDLAIHPHWDWSTRYPVIRISFAEGVLQSRDALDARIADLIRINREALAVAVHPGLDIAGAFGELIRKTHAHYGQRVVVLVDEYDKPILDHLSDRDTARAMRDGLRNLYSVIKGSDAHIRFAFLTGVSKFSKVSIFSGLNNLNDITVDTTYSAICGYTEQDVDTIFAPELENLDRDRMRDWYNGYNWTGAAVYNPFDLLLLFQKREFRSWWFETGTPTFLVDLLTTRGYFTPDLAGVRASEALLSTFDVDSMSAEALLWQSGYLTLTGSRRIGARLEYSLGYPNLEVESALNDALLKGLMGDPMQAERAVSRLYDVLVSGDFEALRAHIEALFAAIPHQWHDGHPIARYEGFYASVFYSHLAALGLDLTPEDSANQGRIDLTLKFNSRIWLFEFKVVELAPEGSALQQIKDRGYADKYRAAGQPIHLIGIEFSRERRALVGFEVETV from the coding sequence ATGCACCGCCGCAAACTGCCGATCGGGATTCAGACCTTCCGCGAGATCCGTGAGAACGACTATTACTATATCGACAAGACAGGTTTTGCCCGACAGTTGATCGACGAGGGGAAATACTATTTCCTCTCGCGTCCGCGTCGCTTCGGAAAATCGCTGCTGATCGACACGCTGGCCGAGCTGTTCGCCGGCAACGAGCCGCTGTTCCGGGACCTGGCGATCCATCCGCACTGGGACTGGTCCACACGCTATCCGGTGATCCGGATCAGCTTTGCGGAGGGTGTGCTGCAGAGTCGCGACGCACTGGACGCACGCATCGCGGATCTGATACGCATCAACCGCGAGGCATTGGCGGTCGCCGTCCATCCGGGACTCGACATTGCGGGAGCCTTCGGCGAGCTGATTCGCAAGACCCACGCCCACTACGGGCAACGTGTCGTGGTCTTGGTGGACGAATACGACAAGCCGATCCTCGATCATCTCAGCGACCGCGACACGGCTCGCGCCATGCGCGACGGGCTGCGTAACCTCTACTCGGTGATCAAGGGATCCGACGCTCATATCCGTTTCGCCTTCCTCACCGGGGTGAGCAAATTCAGCAAGGTGAGCATCTTTTCGGGGCTCAACAACCTGAACGACATCACAGTGGATACAACCTATTCCGCGATCTGCGGCTATACCGAGCAGGATGTGGATACTATCTTTGCGCCGGAGCTCGAAAACCTGGACCGCGATCGAATGCGCGACTGGTACAACGGCTACAACTGGACGGGGGCGGCCGTCTACAACCCCTTCGATCTGTTGTTGCTGTTTCAGAAACGCGAGTTTCGCTCCTGGTGGTTCGAGACCGGCACGCCGACCTTTCTGGTCGATCTGCTCACCACGCGCGGCTATTTCACGCCCGATTTGGCTGGCGTGCGTGCCTCGGAGGCACTGCTGTCGACCTTCGACGTGGACAGCATGTCGGCCGAGGCATTGCTTTGGCAGAGTGGTTATCTCACCTTGACCGGCTCGCGACGCATCGGCGCACGGCTCGAATACAGCCTGGGGTACCCGAACCTGGAGGTCGAATCGGCGTTGAACGACGCGCTACTCAAGGGACTGATGGGCGATCCCATGCAGGCCGAGCGCGCCGTCAGCCGGCTCTACGACGTGCTGGTCAGCGGCGATTTCGAGGCCCTGCGCGCCCACATCGAGGCGCTCTTTGCAGCCATCCCGCATCAGTGGCACGACGGCCACCCGATCGCTCGATACGAAGGCTTCTATGCCAGCGTCTTCTACAGCCACCTTGCCGCGCTGGGGCTGGACCTGACACCGGAGGATTCCGCCAATCAAGGTCGGATCGACCTGACCCTTAAATTCAACAGCCGGATCTGGCTGTTTGAATTCAAGGTCGTGGAGCTGGCGCCCGAGGGAAGCGCGCTCCAGCAGATCAAGGATCGCGGCTATGCAGACAAATACCGCGCCGCCGGCCAACCCATCCACCTGATCGGCATCGAATTCAGCCGCGAGCGGCGTGCCCTGGTGGGGTTCGAGGTCGAGACGGTTTAG
- the tsaA gene encoding tRNA (N6-threonylcarbamoyladenosine(37)-N6)-methyltransferase TrmO: MSFTFAPIGHVRSPYTDKFGIPRQPGLVSAAEARVELLPEFAREEAFKGLEGFSHVWILFVFHEDCLTAGWSPTVRPPRLGGRESVGVFASRAPYRPNPIGISAVEQLGLVRDARGLALAIRGVDLLDGTPVLDIKPYVPYADSIPGARSGFATAPEIDAADVTFSVEALQGIAEADPTGTLRLRALIEQVLAQDPRPGYMERYPGRREFGLRLYDLNICWRIDGNTMQVLTVEPHADIPAVGRISEA; this comes from the coding sequence ATGTCCTTCACCTTCGCACCCATCGGCCACGTCCGCTCCCCCTACACCGACAAGTTCGGGATCCCGCGGCAACCCGGATTGGTGAGCGCCGCGGAGGCGCGTGTCGAGCTGCTGCCCGAGTTCGCCCGAGAAGAGGCATTCAAGGGACTCGAGGGTTTCTCGCATGTCTGGATCCTCTTCGTCTTTCACGAGGACTGTCTGACCGCCGGCTGGAGCCCGACGGTGCGACCGCCGCGTCTCGGCGGCCGCGAGAGCGTCGGCGTCTTCGCGAGCCGTGCGCCCTATCGGCCGAACCCCATCGGGATCTCCGCGGTCGAGCAGCTTGGACTCGTCAGAGATGCGCGCGGACTCGCGCTCGCGATTCGGGGCGTCGATCTACTGGATGGCACCCCGGTTCTGGACATCAAGCCCTATGTACCCTATGCGGACAGCATCCCCGGAGCCCGAAGCGGCTTCGCCACGGCGCCCGAGATCGACGCCGCCGATGTTACCTTCTCCGTGGAGGCATTACAGGGCATTGCCGAAGCCGATCCGACCGGGACGCTCCGACTGCGCGCGCTGATCGAGCAGGTCCTCGCCCAAGATCCGCGCCCGGGCTATATGGAGCGCTACCCCGGGCGGCGCGAGTTCGGCCTACGGCTTTACGATCTGAACATCTGCTGGAGGATCGACGGAAACACCATGCAGGTACTCACCGTCGAGCCGCATGCCGACATCCCCGCCGTAGGTCGGATTAGCGAAGCGTAA
- the rlmB gene encoding 23S rRNA (guanosine(2251)-2'-O)-methyltransferase RlmB produces MKPSRRPVVIRDEVRHPTAGLHPVGGIHSARAAIKFGSEGVGELWLDRSRRDRRLSELADLANQAGVKVRQVERDELERAAEGTNHQGALAWVRVPAARSEQDLDLLLERIEGPPFLLLLDEVQDPHNLGACLRTAEGAGVHAVIAPKDNAVGLTPVVCKVASGAAETLPYVQVTNLARTMGYLKERGIWLTGTSGDADTELYAADLTGPLGLVMGSEGTGLRRLTREHCDRLVRLPMCGTVESLNVSVAAGVCLYEALRQRRA; encoded by the coding sequence ATGAAGCCATCGCGACGCCCCGTCGTGATCCGTGACGAGGTGCGGCACCCCACGGCGGGGCTGCACCCGGTCGGCGGTATCCACAGCGCGCGCGCGGCGATCAAGTTCGGGAGCGAAGGGGTCGGTGAGCTTTGGCTCGACCGCAGTCGTCGCGACCGGCGCTTGTCCGAGCTGGCCGATCTCGCGAACCAGGCGGGCGTGAAGGTCCGCCAGGTCGAGCGCGACGAGCTCGAGCGTGCCGCCGAGGGTACCAATCACCAGGGTGCCTTGGCCTGGGTGCGTGTTCCTGCGGCCCGCTCCGAGCAGGATCTCGATCTGCTCCTCGAGCGCATCGAAGGCCCGCCCTTCCTGCTCCTGCTCGACGAGGTGCAGGATCCACACAATCTCGGCGCCTGTCTACGCACCGCCGAAGGTGCCGGCGTACATGCCGTCATCGCCCCGAAGGACAACGCCGTCGGTCTCACGCCGGTCGTCTGCAAGGTCGCCAGCGGCGCCGCCGAGACGCTGCCCTATGTCCAGGTCACCAATCTGGCGCGGACCATGGGCTACCTCAAGGAGCGAGGAATCTGGCTCACCGGAACCAGCGGAGACGCCGACACCGAGCTCTATGCCGCCGATCTCACCGGACCGCTCGGTCTCGTCATGGGCAGCGAAGGCACCGGCCTGCGCCGTCTCACACGCGAGCACTGCGACCGTCTGGTGCGTCTACCCATGTGCGGGACGGTCGAGAGCCTCAACGTCTCCGTCGCTGCGGGTGTTTGTCTTTATGAGGCGTTGCGCCAACGACGGGCCTAA